Within Alphaproteobacteria bacterium, the genomic segment CGGATATTACACTCCAATTGCCGAAAACTGGATACTTGGAATCAGTGCTGAAGCAGGCTATATTGCCAAGATTGGCCGGGATATCCGAATTACCGACCGGTTTTTCGTCGGTGGCGGCAATTTACGCGGGTTTCAGTCATCCGGTATTGGCCCCCGCGACTTGGCGACAAGAGATGCTTTGGGCGGCAATAAATACGCCACCGGTACCGTGGAATTAAAATTCCCCCTTGGTTTGCCGGAAGAATTAGGTGTGTTGGGGGCTGTATTTTCGGATTTTGGTACATTGACCGGGGTCGATCAATCAGGCCCTGGCATTGCTGATTCTGGTTCGTTGCGCGCGTCGGTTGGTTTTGGTGTTTCCTGGCGTTCGCCGTTCGGCCCTATCCGGGTCGATATTGCGGCTCCGGTTGCGGATGAACCAGAGGATAAAAAAGAAACATTTAGATTTACATTTGGCACGAGGTTTTAAAAATGAAAAAGATTATTGTTCTATTGATGGCTGTGTTTTTGTTGTCGCCAGTATTGGCGCAAGCCGCCGATACGCCTGCTGAAAAGCCGCTAAAAATCGCGGTGGTTGATTTGCAGGCCGTATTGAAAGATTCCAAAGCAGGCAAGAATATCCAAGATCAATTGGATAAATTACGCAAAAGCTTTCAGGATGAATTCGCCAAGCAAGAAGAAAAATTGCGCGGCCAGGATCAGGAATTGAACAAACAGCGCGCTTCGATTTCTGCCGACGATTTTGCCAAAAAACGCCGTGAATTCGAAAAAAGCGTCGCTGACGCACAGCGTTCGGCTCAAGACAAGCGCAAGCAATTGGAAATGGCCATGGGCAAGGCAACCCAGGAACTGCAAGGCAAGATTTTCCAGATTGTCGGCAAAATCGCCGAAGATAAAGGCGTAACCTTGGTATTGACCCGCAGTCAGGTATTTTTGGCGCAACGCACCGCCGATATCACCAAAGACGTGATCGCGAATTTGGATGCGCAAGTAACCGCAATTCCGGTAACTTTG encodes:
- a CDS encoding OmpH family outer membrane protein; this translates as MKKIIVLLMAVFLLSPVLAQAADTPAEKPLKIAVVDLQAVLKDSKAGKNIQDQLDKLRKSFQDEFAKQEEKLRGQDQELNKQRASISADDFAKKRREFEKSVADAQRSAQDKRKQLEMAMGKATQELQGKIFQIVGKIAEDKGVTLVLTRSQVFLAQRTADITKDVIANLDAQVTAIPVTLGASPKAAEKPKTN